From a region of the Sulfitobacter alexandrii genome:
- a CDS encoding TniB family NTP-binding protein has translation MTNDHPHLTADAAALLSEPQAGRIRAIRSRRWVLYPRAKQALDRLEALLDHPRGPRMPSVAIYGDSGMGKTMIMQRFRDQHPPHLARRTGILMTPVLAMEMVSRPGERRFYGELLSLLGAPQAPRADIAQMEQATLRIMKAIGTQVLVIDEVHNILAGTYREQRIVLNMLRFISNRLQISLVCFGVNDAREAIGGDVQLARRFEQLTLNRWAANENFETLIASILRNTPLRRPTVLTPKSLRRILQITDGITANIFQMLGSLAIEAIESGTEHITDGAVEAWVPAFDTEAAFA, from the coding sequence ATGACGAACGATCACCCTCATCTGACCGCCGACGCGGCGGCCCTGCTGTCTGAACCCCAGGCAGGACGCATTCGCGCCATCAGGTCCCGCCGTTGGGTTCTCTACCCTCGCGCGAAGCAAGCCCTCGATCGCCTTGAGGCGCTTCTTGATCATCCGAGAGGCCCCCGCATGCCGTCTGTCGCGATTTACGGCGATAGCGGGATGGGAAAGACCATGATCATGCAACGCTTCCGTGACCAGCATCCGCCACATCTCGCTCGCCGGACCGGCATTCTGATGACACCGGTCCTGGCCATGGAAATGGTCAGCCGCCCCGGCGAGCGGCGGTTCTATGGTGAACTGCTTTCCCTCCTCGGTGCACCGCAGGCACCACGGGCCGATATTGCCCAGATGGAACAGGCGACGCTGCGGATCATGAAGGCCATCGGCACCCAGGTTCTGGTCATCGACGAGGTCCACAACATCCTTGCCGGGACCTATCGAGAGCAACGTATCGTGCTCAACATGCTGCGCTTTATCAGCAATCGGCTCCAAATCTCCCTGGTCTGCTTCGGCGTGAACGACGCCCGGGAAGCCATCGGCGGCGACGTTCAGCTTGCGCGCCGCTTCGAGCAACTCACCCTGAACCGTTGGGCCGCCAATGAGAACTTCGAGACGTTGATTGCGTCGATCCTGCGCAATACGCCATTGCGGCGACCTACTGTGCTGACGCCTAAATCCCTGCGGCGCATTCTGCAGATAACGGACGGCATCACGGCGAACATCTTCCAGATGTTGGGCAGTCTTGCGATCGAGGCCATCGAAAGCGGGACCGAACACATCACCGACGGCGCCGTCGAGGCCTGGGTGCCCGCGTTTGACACCGAGGCAGCCTTCGCATGA
- a CDS encoding TniQ family protein, which yields MTGPLPVTLSPLPGEVLSSWINRHADFYGVTPLTMLRHGLPEATSHGAIDLSLTKAQTDRIAGMFGVGPKLVRSLSFADAPKAAHRFISKGPMQRCARCTHSGADLLPVLRSELQGWRITCPHCGEHYQDKTTSDGDRTLAPYRAAARRGEALLDNHAERRVETWLPPLEIARLLLMRRIPWPPPRDCDFWRYRLLGAIVPDFDDLLTKETAFPFSPKHPILPLHVRPALLAGVAIIDRAGPPMLKMLQGHMMGENKNRFVMATDHLVAPALEWGPPQQFQLI from the coding sequence ATGACAGGACCCCTGCCCGTCACCTTGTCACCCCTGCCCGGCGAAGTCCTGTCATCCTGGATTAATCGCCACGCGGACTTCTATGGGGTCACACCATTGACCATGCTGCGCCATGGGCTACCGGAGGCGACATCGCATGGGGCAATCGACCTGTCGCTGACGAAAGCGCAGACGGACCGGATTGCGGGGATGTTCGGCGTGGGCCCGAAACTTGTACGCAGCCTGAGCTTCGCAGACGCCCCGAAAGCCGCTCACCGCTTCATTTCCAAGGGTCCGATGCAGCGTTGCGCGCGTTGCACTCATTCTGGTGCTGATCTACTGCCAGTCCTTCGAAGCGAATTGCAAGGTTGGAGGATCACTTGCCCGCACTGTGGGGAACACTACCAGGACAAGACCACCAGCGATGGCGATCGGACACTTGCACCATATCGCGCGGCAGCACGTCGCGGTGAGGCCTTGTTGGATAACCACGCAGAACGCCGCGTGGAAACATGGCTGCCACCGCTGGAGATTGCGCGACTCTTGCTCATGCGCCGCATCCCCTGGCCACCCCCTCGCGATTGCGATTTTTGGCGCTACCGTCTCCTTGGCGCCATCGTTCCCGATTTCGATGACCTTCTAACCAAAGAGACCGCGTTCCCGTTCTCGCCAAAGCACCCCATTCTGCCGCTACACGTCCGTCCCGCGCTCTTGGCAGGCGTGGCGATCATCGACCGCGCAGGACCACCGATGCTGAAGATGCTGCAAGGGCACATGATGGGAGAAAACAAGAACCGATTTGTCATGGCAACTGACCATTTGGTCGCCCCAGCTCTCGAGTGGGGACCGCCCCAACAGTTCCAATTGATATGA